The DNA window CCCACCAGTCCACTAAAGACTATGATTTGTTAAAACTTTCTCGATTTACTGACGACTGATTTAACAGGTAAAAGTTGCAGACTGTGTCAATCATAGTGGATGGCAGTATAGAAGATTATCCAAACAACCTGTGGAGATGAAAGGAAGTGAATGTTATTTTGATGCCTCTGGAGATGGttcagacacagaaaacaagccCTGCACCTTGCTCTCAGTAGAGGGCTGCATTCCAGCTTTGAGATGGTCTCAGAGAGATGTTAGGATCACCAAGTGCCACAAACGGTGGCATTCaacttgcttgctttctggggTGACTAATCTCTCCACATTAAAATCCCACCACAGTCCCTCCAGTGATTTAGAAATACCATCAAAGCAAGTGCTAAGCATATTCGGAGCAATTCAGAGCCTGTATttgtgcaatcccaagcacacctacaggctgggtggagaatggattgagagaagccctgaggagaaggacttgggggacaggaagctcaacatgacccaccaatgtgcgctggcagcccagaaagccaaccgtgtcctgggctgcgtgtccagcagcgtgaccagcaggtcgagggaggggattctgcccctctgctccgctctggtgagacccccctgcagtgctgcatccagctcgggggtcaTCTCAACCCTGAGTGCTCCTGGAGGTCTCCCTGTGGCACCAGTGTGGTGGGGATGAAGCCTCTTGTCACAGATGAGTGAGGGTGctgagccctggcacaggttgcccagagaagctgtggctgcccctggctccctggcagtgttcaaggccaggttggatggggctttgggcaacctgggctagtggagggtgtccctgcccatggcagggggtggcactggatgggctgtgaggtcccttcccacccaaaccagtctgggattctatgactTGGGGGAGTGGAgtaagggaaaaacaaagacagtCAAACCAGCAGTTTGGGTGTAACGAGTTCTAGTTGAAACTGTACCAGGATATCTGGGACAGAGGATGGGAAGATATAAAAGGTAAGCGGTTGATGCAGAAGCATAGCTGCCTGTCCCTACATCCTTTCCTACAGAGAAATCCCAGGCATTAATACAGTGTTTCATAGCCAGTAGCCATCAGATTTCGGGACTTTCTTTCCCAATCAACTCCACTTACTAGATGATGGTAACATATCTTTCTTCTATCAGTGCACCACCTCACCTGCTTTTCTTCCAGGTCTTTTCCCTCAGAAGGTGTACCAACACAATTCACTAATCAACttagagaaagcaaaaggcatTACCAGAAACAGTGCAAAAGATGTCATGAATCCTTCCTTTGTTAGCTCCCACGTCCCGCCATACTCCTCCTCATCTATCTGCTGGAAGCTGCTGAAGTAGAGGTACAGAACACCAGCATTGATCAGGCAGAATCTGGAAGAAAGAGAATAGGAACTGTCATTTTGGTGATGCAGGGTGCAGGCATCCAACATATCATACAGCAACGTAGCAGTGAAATGTCCTTCATCcgcagcagagaggaagcagagaggaacACCATTCCTGCAACGATTCCCAGGCAGCCGGGTCACTTCCTCAACAGAGCACCCCAGGTCAGCCTGCTGTAGCACGCTAGGTTTGGATGAAGTTCACCCTACAAGGCACAGCCTACTCTTAGTAAGGCTCAACAGATGGCAGTCAAAAGCTGGAAACATCAGCAGATCTGCAAACCCTGCAAGTTTTCCTATCCTGCAGATCAGCAGCAGTCCTGCTCCCACACAGAATCCAATTTCCTCGTGTGTGCTACTTAATTTGAGGCTGCTAAGAGGGAAGATTGTTAGACTTTGCTCATTGTTAGAACCCTGTTAGCATCCCATTACCAAACGCAGCGACTTAGAGATGAGAGCCAGAGCAGACTCAGCCCTCAGAGCCATAGCCCTCGGGTTCAACTCGAGACAACTCAGCACTCTCTAGTCTGTGCCAACAGTTACGCtgcaatggagagaaaaaatgtCACCTCCTGTTTGTCCTTAGACACATTTGGCTTTACACCACCCCAACTTAGGGCTGGGGCAACCTGGGAAATGACAGGTACATTTCCTGGAAAGAAGGCTGGTGCAGGAGGGGCAACGTGGGAAGATGTATGCACAAGTTCAGTGACTGGCAGTGAGCCGTGAGCAGCTGTGTGACTGCAACCACACAGAAACCATGCACACAGTTCtagaagctttttgtttttctgctgtacACCAAATCACTTTCATTTCTTAGTAACATTTAGCACAGGAATTGGCTTAGGTGCCTGAAGGCACCTTGTGAATTAATGGATGACTAAGTAAGAACAACACTTCTCAGCTACTCCACATCTGTTACTGGGAGCACTTTAGATTTAACCGTTTGCATGTAGCTATCGAGCTCCTGttggagcatctctgctttaCAGCCTCTTTTCCCTAAatgtcaaacttttttttttttttttttttttctctccttagaGACACTTACTGCTACTCCCTCCGCTTTCTTGCCACAGCCAGGACACTCAGGATGAGGGACAAGATGACAAGTCAATTTTGCCTAAGCGAGGTCGTGAGCTTGACTACACCTTGACTAGGCAGAGCCATTTGCAACCGGAGACTCCCCAAAGCAGACACAGTGTCTCCCCACGCCCGGTGTTCAGAGAGCAGGGCTGTGTTTCCCATCTCTGGTGTCCCTCCAGAGGCTTTTAGGCACATGCCAGGGCCaaacaaattttcatttcataactCAGAGTGCTCACCGCCGCCTTCGGACCGCTGCTGAGAGGTGAGCTGAATCCGATGGGGATCCAATGCGTATGCACCCTTCTAGGCACTGCCTTTCCCCCACACCACGGCCGAAAGAACAACTTCAGTGAGCTGGGAGCGCTGCAGGAGCGCTGCCAACGGTGCCGCTTCACCTGTTTGTTACCTACAGTCTTTGGTGCTgtgaagaaatcttttcttgttCAAAGAGAAGCTGTCCCTCTTGTCTACTAACAGAACCTCCTCTCTGAGGAGGGCTCCTGACTCCAAGAGAAGGGCTACTACACCTTCCCCTCTATGGGCCGTACTTAGGTGGCCACAGTAGGCACCATACTCATAGCCCCTATTCACACATGCAGGAACAGGCTGTTTCACAAGTCAACTGaacctctccttcccttcttctaCCCATGCTCCctttaacaataataaaataaataataattttaaaaagtactaaTCAGgctgaggaaagagaaatgctgaTGAAGACATGTTATGATTTGTGTGAATTTCATGACAAATAACAGTCCGGAATGCAATGCTGGCTTTAAGACACATGGTGGACAGAGACTGCGTTTGGGCAGCTCGTTGTTTATAGCACAACTTTAAACCAGACACCAAGTAAAGTCCAAATGTGGGAAAGTACatgagacagaaaaggaaataaaccttACACTGCTATTCCCACGAATCCCTTCAGTGGAACTACTCCCCAGATGATTCCCAAAATAACTGCAATGATCTGCCGGAACCAGTAGATCACATCTAAAAATTCGTCCTGAGGAGATAAAGCACAAGAAAGATTTTGGCATTTactatgtttcctttttttaaagcattacaCAATTAACAGGTGAAAATTTCACACGCTGAACActtaattttccatttgaagTATAAGATATTGTGCTCAGAGCAGATGACAGCAGCTTGTGGCATCACGCACCCTGGACTTCTCTGCTTCCAAATTAAATACATGGCTTTGTCCTCCAATGGGCTAACTGCAGAGGCGAACAAGTATCTAGTCCTCTTTTTTACTAAAGATTAAATTCTATACAAATTCACTGGAATAAAAGTTTAAAGCACCATTTACGCTTCAAGACTGTTATAGCCACCCTCAGCACCCCAGGCCCTCCCCTGCACAGAAACAAGTGCTACCAGTAGCCAGTACTCACCCCAACTCCAAACCATAAACCatatcacagaatcccagactggttggggttggaagggacctctggagaccatctagtccagccccctgccaaagcaggatcacccagagcaggtcgcacaggatcatgtccaggcgggtttggaatccctccagagaaggagactccacaacctctctgggcagcctgtcccagggctcggtcaccctcagacggaagaagtttttcctcatgttcagatggaacttcccgtgttccagtttgtgcccgttgccccttgtcctgtcactgggcaccactgagaagagtctggccccttcctctagacacccaccctttagatattgataagcgttgatcagatcccctctcaggcttctccaggctaaccagccccagctctctcagcctttcctcatacgagagatgctccaggcccctcaccaTCCTTGCAGCCCTCTgatggactctctccagtagttccctgtctgtcttgaactggggagcccagcactggacacacaactccagatgtggcctcaccagggcagagcagagggcgAGGAGAACCTCcttcgacctgctggccacgctcttctcaatgcaccccaggataccattggccttcttggccacgagggcacactgctggtcatggagagctgcttgtccaccaggactgccaggtccttctctgcagcgctgcttcccagcaggtcacccccaccctgtactggtgcctggggttattcctccctgggtgcaggaccctacacttgcccttgttgaacttcatttggttcctctcctctccagcctgtccagatctcgctgaatgTCAGCACAGCCTTCCAGcgtgtcggccactcctcccagttctgtatCGTCagtgaacttgctgagggcaCGCTCTGTCCCCTGTCCAGGTCAGTGATGAATATGCTGAACAAGACCCAacccagcactgacccttggggcacaccagtagctacaggcctccaacgAGACTCTGCACCGCTGATCACAACcttctgggctctgccattcagcccgttctcaacccacctcactgtccactcaccCGACCCACACTGCCTaagcttgcttatgaggatgGTATGGGAGGCGGTGTCAAAAGCCATCTCACACATACTGCAAACGCATCTGCATTctttcagagcagcagagaagcgGTCATTCCTGTTTGTCCGTAGGGCCAATACAACTGTACGTATTGCAGCTGGAACAACGCTGACtcatgctttaaataaaattcacttCTGCTCGCATCTGTTTTGTAGCCTCCCCAAGGCTACAAATCCCCTTCGTGATTTTACCGTAGTACGTGCAAAGTTGTTTGGCTCCATGTGGAAGACTAGAATCCATGTCGGATAAGGTCATTTCTCTCAGTCACTACATTTCTCAGTCATGTTAGCCCACAGTTCACATCCGATTGCATCAAAACATTGGCACAGCCTGTCATTGCTGCCCTCACTGACTCTGAAATTCCTGCCCAATTTGCCAGAGGGGATTGAGGTCAAGTACAGGAGACCCTCATCAGTTCTGTGAGCAACTGCaagcaataagaaaaaagcGTCAGAGATTCACGTCCGTCCTCCAGGGAAAAGCAGGGCAGACTCCGCACCTTCTCCACGCTGAAGGCAAAGCCAGCAAACCGGGGAGCAGACGTCCTGCTCCGTCCATGCGGCCGCGTGCCCAGGCTGCGCTAGGGATACGGCAggagctgggatgctgcagagcaCCTCATGagtgtgctgctggggggggcgggcacTGACCAGGAGCATTACAGCACACGGGAGATGTGCCCAGGAAAAAGGCCTCACCAGCGCTAAAACCACTGGGAAGTCTGTGGCTGACAAAGGTCTGCGGGCAAACACGAGCAAAGCATGCAAGTTGAGCACAGACGTGAAATTCTGTAGAAACCAAATCTCTTTTTTCACATGAGATGGCGAGGCCAGGAACAGCAAATCAGACTGCAAACGGCTAAACAACTGCCACGACGTTACTCTTCTGTGAGAACATACCTGCGCTGTGACACTGCAACGGAGAAACTCGCACGAGCCTGTTCCGGctgctgccctttcccttcAGACCCAACAGGTCAGCTGgatttacaaatatatttttcccctgACTTCTTAAAGTAGACTAcatttctagttttcttttaattacggaaaggaatattttttttaatcctagaAGATCTTAATCCAAAAGCTAAATTTAACTGAGGTATCTTAATATAAACGcagcttgtgttttctttggctCCATACCCAAGCGGCAGAGAAGAGCTGGGTCTGCTGCAGGCCCCAGTACAGCAGATGTGCCACATCTGCCTTCAGGAAGAACTCAGAGGGCAAGTTCTCTGGGTAAAAAAGGCCACAAAAGCATCGCGCACCGGTTGCCCAGCGTGGGAGTCACAGCTGATTTACCGGGGAGCGCTGCCTTTACCCGGGACGGCTGCCAGACAGCCCCGGCTCACCCAGCCCAGACACCCGGCTGGCCCCACGGCCCCGGGAGGGGCAGAGACCCGCACAGGCTGGAGCGCGGCAAGCCACGCGTGTTTCCTGCAAGAGATATTTAAACACACCCGAACAGGTgccagcccggccccgcgggaCCCTTTCCCCGCACCCCTCCGCCGTCCTCCGAGCGGGCCAAGTCCGCCCTCAAAcgcgccgccgcctcctcctcctcctcgtctccccGAGCCCCGCCCGCGGCGGGAGGCCGCTCCTGTCCCGTGCCAGCGGAGCCTTCCCCGCCACAAAGCCCGGCGCCGGGGGACAAGCGGGTGAGagcccggggccgggcgggcaggTCGCAGGGGGCAGCGGCACCAGCGACCGGCCCCGGTACCCCCAGGCGAGAGCaaccccccctcctccccccgccgACCCGCGAGGGCTGCCGGCGGAGTCACGCCCGGCCCCGCACCTCAcgggacggacggacggacacaccccccacacacacacccaccccgCCGCGGCCCCACCTTGTCGTGCCAGGCGGAGTCGCTGCGCAGCGCCTTGCCCCACACGGAGCCGcgcccggccgccccgccgTTGGCCACCGCGTGCTGCTGCGCGTGCGGCGGCTCCTCCCTGCGCCGGGCGCCGctcatcatcatcctcctcctcctcctccctcctgcccgcccggccccggccccgccgccggcccggaAGCGGCCGCCGCACACCGTCACCCGCCCGCGCCCCCGTTCCGCCAATCGCGGCGGCGTCTCGTGCCACACGTGACAAAGACGAGCGCCGCTCCCCCTACGGCAGGGGAGAAGGGACGGGAAGGAGCGCGGCGCGCGTTGGGCtcgggggcggggccgcgccggggTGGGCGGAGCCTGGGTTCGGGGAGGGAGGGGCCGCGCCCCGGGAGCCCGCCCGCTCCCTGCGCACCCTGCGGGCCCGGCCGGCGGCTGCTCTGCCCGCGGGACGTGCGGCGGGAGGCCGAGGAGGGGCCCCCGGGGTGGCCCCTCGGCCGGGCTCCCTCCGCGCTGGGCCCGGGCGCGGGAGGTGCGGGGGCCCGGCGTGAGGGCAGCGCCCTGGCTGGCAGCGGCCGTGAGGGGAAACGGGCCCGTGTCGGTTAGCGGGCGGCCTCGGGCGCCGCGCCCGGGGATGCACCGGGGAAGGGGAAGGCCTCGCAGGGCCGCTCCTCCGCGGGCAGGCGGGAGGCAGCCCCCGGATTGTCCCCGCGGGTTGGCCGGGCAGGGGACACACGCGTGAGGCGGCGTGCCGAGCCGAACGGCCGCACGGTGCGGCAGGAGACCCGGGGATTCCCGGGGCACAGCTTCCCCTCCTTGCTGGGCGCCGCACCGCACGTTTCCATCGCGCTCTGCTCTCGGCTGAAAGTCTGGAGCCACGCTGTGAGACTCCGTGGGTCCCTCCTGCAGGACGGGAGGCGTTGGGAGCACCAGAGCCTTTGGAATAAAACATGGTTGCGCAGGGCACTGCAGCACGTTGTCTCTGGTTATTCAGCAGCCAAACATGCGTCGTCTGCAGAAATGACGCTCTTGGAAGtgcatgcaaataaaacaatcaTGCGGAGTGCTAAAGATTTGACTATCATTTTATATTCTTGCCTTACAAAAGCCATGGTATTCCATTTACAACAGTTGCGTTCCTCGTGAAAAAACATGTTTGGAATTACTTCATCAGCACGGGGGGTTTGGTTGGGATGGATTCGCTATTAATGTCTTCGGGGTGTGCTTATGTGGGCGGGGGGCCGGGAAGGGCCTGGGTTTGTGACAATAAACGATCCAACTTCCTGTGTGGGTGTGGGTCTACGTACCTCCTGGTGTGCGGCCTGAGGAGCAGTTCAGCTCTgcggtgctggggctgctcagcaTTGCTGGAAGACTGTGATCCCGCAATGAATCCTTAGTGGTGGTGAGGCCTGAGCCCCGCAGAGACCCTCGCGCGGAGCCCTGCAGAGACCCTCTCATGGAGCCCCACAGAGACCCTCTCACGGAGCCGGTCCCTCCTCGTTTGCCCGCTGGTGCTGAGGCGTGGTGAGGTCGCTGTTTCGTTTCCCCATGAGCAAACCCCGGCCCCGGGGTCCTGCACAGACGCGTGACCTGCTGAGCGTCTCGGGAGTCTGACGGCTCTGGTGGCAGCACAGCCACCTCGCTGTTGGTTCCAGCAGGACCCGGGAACCTTCGGGCAGAGTGGACTTACCTGAGCTGTGGGTGTTATCACAGAGGGAGCAGGCAGACGAGTCCTCGTCACACACCTCCCATCGCTTCCAGCTGAGCCCCTGTAATTTCAATAGAGCTTATGCAAGATACCGTTGGACTCCAGAAGGAtcttgccctgctccagcagtcAGGCCCCCGAGCATGTGTTCGACCCCTTGGGCATTGGCCACAAGCCAAAGGCTGGTCCAAGTCAATGGCCCCCTGTTGCATTAGCAGGAAGGGGACACGCGGTGGGGGGGCCATCACTGTACCTCTGGCAGGACCTTTGCCTCTGACCCCCCTCCCCATGACCGGGCCCTTCGCTGAGGGGCCGGGGCTCATGTGCCCCGGCTCTGGCCTTGCTCCCGGGGGGCTCAGGGCACGGCACCCCCTCCTGCTCCGGAGTGTCTGACGGACACGGGCACTGAGCgcagggggaggcagcagctgcggGACCCCGGGGCTGATCTCTTCCAGGACTTCAGGCTGTGTCCTCGGCACGCGAGGAGTCTCACTGTCCCCAGCTCCATGCTCCTGCCACCGGCCACGTTGCAGGGGTGGAAGGACCTTGCACAGTGATGAGACACCTGGATCAGGGAACTGATCTTAAATTCACCTGCTAAAAAAACCCCGGGTTTGTTTTACTCCGTCTCCATTGCCTGATCCACTGCCCAgtgagaaaagcaaattaaattggGGCTTGACAGAACAAGGAGGGGGCAGGAGAGGTGCCAGAGGATGTCATGGGGGTACAAACAGGCCCCTGCCTGGTAAGGGGTGCGTATTGGGCGGCACGTGGGAGTGGGGGAGAAGGGTTACGTGGGGAGccctgggcacaggcaggggaAGGTGGGACGGGCTGGATGAGGCTCGGGGAGAGCCCGTGGGGCCACATGAGGAGGCCTCAGAGGCTGCAAAGCGTGCGAGGAGCTGCCACGTCCgtcctgcccctctgccccagttcccccagcccagggcacgGCCTGACACCTGCCCAGTGGCCAGGAACCGGGGCTTGGTGAGGGACACAGCGGCCACCCCAGAGAGGCTGGAGGGGGGGTCTTGCCTCCTGCCAGGCTCCCGGGGACCACCTGGACGCAACTCGGGCCGGGCCTTTCCTCCAGCACAGAAAAACCCGGGACCAGCCTCGGAGTAGCAGCTCGGGCTGCCTGACTCCTGccatgtgttctttttttttccttttttttctctttccttatatttttgttaaaaaggcAAACCTCCTTGGGACCCCCTGGCCAGACCATGGGCACAGCAAAGGCTCTGTGCTCTCCCtggctcccccctgccccagcacggCACTTGGTGGCGTTTCCATCCCCATCTCTACATTTGACCTGAttcctgcccagcacagcctctCCTGTGGAGGGGACGCAGGCAGACACCTGCCTCCAGTGAAGGCTGAATGACCTCCGCGGCTGCCCGGAGGAGGCAATGCCCTGGCAGGTTTTGTCCAAGCAGCACGGGGGCATGGTTAGGATGTCCCCAAGTCTGGCAGGCTGTTGGCAGAGCAGGTCACTGGTCTTCTGAGCTGGCGGGAACAAAATCTGTGTCCTGGGCAGGGTCTGGCCAGGCTGCTGGAGGGCATGGCTGTTGCTTTTGCATTGGTGAtggaacaggtttttttctttttaactgttgTTTGTAGCAATGCCCCACAGGAGAATGGCAGCTTGGATTAATCTGTGTCACTGCTCATTTCTGCTCTTCACCTGTGCTGCTGTGAGTGCAGCCCACGCACTCCATGCTGTCCCCTCGGCACAGCTCTGCCACGCTGGGAAGTTCCAGGGGTGACGGCAGGGTATGCTCCTCGTCCTCGAGCTCCCACCTCTCCGTGGGCAGCGACAGAGCCAGTGGCAGTGCCTGGGCAGAGCAGTCCCGCTCGGCTGCCTGCTCCAGGGTTGGGTGAATCCCTCTCGGAAATGCTCCTCGTGTCTCCGTCTCCCACTTGCCTTGCCCCTCTGCAGGCTGAATTCTGGCCCCAGCATCGTGAGGTCCTGCAAACCAAAGATAAATCCCCCAAGTTGATGTCTAGGGGGAGGCATCCCCCTCCCGAGGGGGAATCCATGGGACTGGGAGCTCCTCTTGGTgactgcagggctgggatgtgCCACAGGGTTGCTGATGGGAAGGAAGCGTGAGCAAGTCCTGCTGCCCTGGAGAGGTGTCCCAGGACCGGTGCCTGTCCTGCCCTGGGTGGAGGGTAGgagctccccatccctgctcgGGAATGGGGCAGGTCCCTGGCTGGTCTCTGCTCCAGGCCCTTTTAGAGGACCTTCGAGGGGCTGGTTAAGCGGGTCCTTCGGGGGCTCGCAGCccggggcagaggcagggctcaGCGCTGACTGGCGGGTCCCTCTGGCCACCGTTCCCTTTGCAGCGTGTCCCACGGGGCCGTTAACAGGGGCTTTCAGCCAGCCTCTGTGCGGCCTTCCGATGCCCTCAAGGCCTCTCATGGGCCACTGGTCCACGGGCAGCCCCATGCCTGCTGGCAGGGACCTGCCCCCGCCACGCTGCCgcagccagagctgctccaggaAGCCCGGGGTGAACCACCACCTGTGGGCCCCTGGCTGGAGTCATCCGTGGGTGCCCACAGCTCCGCAGAGCGCGGCGTCTCTCTGTGTCACCAGGCTGGGAGGCGCAGGGATGCCCACGGGGACGCCGGGACGCGCCAGTTCCCAGCCCCCGGGCGCCGCCCCGAGTTGCGCATCTCCCCGCGGGAAAGCGGACACGCGTGGGCCGCTCCCG is part of the Grus americana isolate bGruAme1 chromosome 17, bGruAme1.mat, whole genome shotgun sequence genome and encodes:
- the RAB5IF gene encoding GEL complex subunit OPTI → MMMSGARRREEPPHAQQHAVANGGAAGRGSVWGKALRSDSAWHDKDEFLDVIYWFRQIIAVILGIIWGVVPLKGFVGIAVFCLINAGVLYLYFSSFQQIDEEEYGGTWELTKEGFMTSFALFLVVWIIFYTAIHYD